From the Palaemon carinicauda isolate YSFRI2023 chromosome 4, ASM3689809v2, whole genome shotgun sequence genome, the window tgtatgtatatatatatatatatataatatatttatatatatatatatatatataatatatttatatatatatatataatatattatatatatatatatatatatatatattcatctcaagAATTTATCATACGTTAAATTATAGTGCTTGCAGATagagaataactatatatatatatatatatatatatatatcaagaatttaTCGTACGTTAAATTATAGTGCTTGCAGATAGAGAATAACTATTCAACCTTAAATCTAATTTTTAAAAGTCAATTAGATAtgatgttatcaatattattattactagctaagctacaaccctagttttgaaAGTAGTATGCCCAAGGGGCAAACAGGGAAAAttggcccattgaggaaaggagataaggaaatagataaacaagataagtaatgaaaaattaaaataaagtattttaaagagTAAGAACATTTAAacagtttttcatatataaactataaaaagagacttatgtcattctgttcaacataacatttgctgcaagtttgaacatttagaacagttttttttttcttttcttttttttctgcatccaGTTGGTGATGCACGTTGTGCTTCATTAAaagtctttcttatataaactataaaaagagacgtatatcatcttgttcaacataaaaacatttgctggaaggtTGAACATTTGAAGCTTTTTATTCCTCATTTATATCCAATGTACTAATGTGTTTACAGATACTTTTCTGTAACAACTTTAAAagttatctttcatatataaactataaaaaagagacatatgtcatcttgttcagcataaaaacatttgctgcaagtgaaCATTTTGAACTTTTTGCCTTATTTGCATGCAGTTGGTAATGCACATTGTTCTAAATTGAAacagtctttcatatatatatatatatatatgtatgtatatatatatatatatatatatgtatgtatatatatatatatatatatacatatatatatgtgtgtatatatatatacattatacaatatatatattgtataatgtatatatatatacacacacacacatatatatatatatatatatatatacactattaaaatagacatgtcatcctattcaacatgaaaacatttgctgcaagtttgaacattttgaACTTTTCATGCCTCATATACATCCAATCTACTAATATAttaacaaatactttttttttccagttattgaGCAAAACATCGAATCGGAAGAGCATGTCAGTAAGGCGAGCGCAGATTTAAGGATAAAGAAGACGCAACACTCAACTCTCAGTCGAAAATTTGTAGAAGTTATGACAGAGTACAACCGAACCCAAACTGATTACCGTGAACGTTGTAAAGGAAGGATACAAAGACAGCTGGAAATTAGTAAGTTTTCTCTACTTTATAActattttttaactatttttaactatttttgtttgttattaatGATTTCTAACATTTTAAATGATCTAGCATTGGCATTTATATTTTTAACAGCTTgaaatttagtaatttttttcttaatgatttttaactttcattttttttttaaatttgtatttttttcctaataacgatttttaacttttactttttttttttttttttaatttatttccatcTTATTTTTATGACCTTGCATTAGCAGTTATATTTTTAACAGCTGGAAATTAGTAAGTTTTCTcttctttaaaactattttttaacTATGTTTGTTATTAATGatttctaacttttttttaatGATCTAGCATTGGCATTTATATTTTTAACAGCTTGAAATTTAATAACTTTTTTGTTCTTAGTAATTTGTTTTAACATTCATTTTGTTATTAATGATTTCTACCTTTTTAAATGACCTGgcattagcatttatatttttaacAGCctgaaatttaaagtttttttacttttattattattattattattattattattattattattattattattaatgatttctaACTTTTTTTAGTGACCTGGTATTGTCAGTTATATTTTTAACAGAGCTTGaaatttagagatttttttttaacaattttaactttattttattaacgatttttaacttattttttaatgATCTAGCATTGTCAGTTATAATTTTAACAAAGAGcttgaaatatagtgattttttttgttcttaataacgatttttaacttttttctttctttttatatttgtgttattaacgatttctaacttatttttaatgACCTAGCATTATCAGTTATATTGTTAACATAgacagctggaaattattaagttttctCTACTTGATAACGATTTTTAACTTCGTTTactatattttattgtattattaatgatttttaacttttttttttagtgttctgGCATTAGTAATGATATTTTTAACAGAGCCAATTTGGAAATAGCAATTTTCTGTTCTTAGTaaagatttttaactttttttaattattaacgATTTCTAATTTTTCTAATAACCTAGCATTATCAGTTATAATTTCTAATAGAGAAGTTGAAATTAGtaagttattttttcttaataacgaTTTTTaaccttttttgggggggtggtTCCTTATTAACGATTTCTAACTTTATTTTTTAATAACTTAGCATTATCGGTTATATTTTTGCCAGAGAGCTTAAAATTAGTAAGTTTACTCTACTTGATAACAATTTTTAACTTCttcttttttattgttcttattatggatttttaacttcttttttttgaGTGTCCTGACATTAGCAATGATAATTTTAACAGGGCCAATTGGGAaatataaattttctgtttttagtaatgattttttacttttttctctaaTTTATGTTAATGATAATCTTAACTTTTTCCCCTGTTTGTTGTTATTTacaatttttaacttatttttagtGTCCTGACATTAGCAATTATAATTTTAGCAGACAAATAGAAACAAATAATTTTTCGGTTCTTAGCGacgatttttaacttttttttttatttattgaggaTTTTCAACTTTTCCTGTCGTGTCAATGTCAATTATATTTTTTAACATATGTAATTCTTGTTCGAAAAAATTTATGTAGAAGAAGTGGATTGAAAGAACTCCATGGTGTATTAAGAAAAATAATCGTATTGCTGCAAAGCACTTATCTTTTTCAGACAAATTTCTGAATGTTAACATATTTACTACCGTTATGTGtaggatataatattttttttccttaaatgcaAGATTATTTTACTCACTAAATGTCCAAAACTTTAAATATAAAGATTGTAGTTATGCTTCTTTGGTGTTTTCCTGTACTGTAATGTTTTGACTACAGTTTATCTTACGGTTATCAAAGTGTGAGAGTAAAATGGTTACCGTTGTTAATCGTTTTAATGTCGAataatgttttgtataaaaaatatcATAGCATGATACATGTGAAATGTTTTGCTAAAtgtttccttttgttttctttctgttcTCTTCATATCCAGGTATATTGTTTTATCATAAACTAGAATTAATCTTTTCATGGCGGTGAAATATCATGTACTGAATAATGTTGCATATACTagtgggccctttgcgtcaataggcataggaggagatgtgGATGCTAGAAGAGAAGAGATGAGCACAtgtcaatattattttatttatattaacattgtCGTACGAATAGTTTTCGTAAGCATCATTTGCTTTCGGGTGCACAGCGATCTATCCAACATGGCGGTGAAATATCATGTACTGAATAATGTTGCATATACtagtaggccctttgcgtcaataggcataggaggagatgatgatgatgctagaaGAGAAGAGATGAGCACATGTCAGTATTTTATTCATATTAACATTGCCATATGAATAGTTTTCGTAAGCATCATTTGCTTTCCGGTGCACGGCGATCTATTCAACCCGAGGTCGACGAAGACTGAGAAGACAATAAGGGTCCGGAGTTCGGCATACCCAAGCCCAGGTTATTGCTATTAACTGCCAGATTATCTCAGCTTTGTGCCATAGGCCTGTTTACACTGTAAGCCTATTGAAAGGAGAGGAGATGGAAAATTTTTAGTTTAGTGCGTACGTCCATATAAAACTAAGCTTTGAGAGAGAAGCATCAAATTAATAGATGTTATTAGTAACATTAAATTTTTTCAGATTTCCAAATAGTTTTTAACTGTGCAAACTTTTATTTGGATGGGTAATCTCCCAAAAGCACAGACCTCGTAACTGTAACGTAATAACTATCTTATATATGCCTTCTTGAAGCAACTTAATATCCAGATATTGGGCTGACAAAAATAAGTATTTACCATTGAACAGTGTTACTTTTAATAAAATTTTGTTTGTGCTACCTTTTCCCATAGTTTGATAGAAATCGAAGGAAAATTGTTTTGCTAGAACCGCTAGGCAAAACTGAGGAGTTAGCTTAGCGTTTGAAACAGGGCAGATTTAGCTAGATTCACTTTCTTAGCCAGAAGACTCTTTCATATTCTTAGATTAACAAAGGAAGAAAAAGGGGTAAAAATCTTGAGCTCGTTACTATAAAACCACGAAACCTCGTTAATAGCTAGAGACATAATCAATTAGTCTAGTCTTTTCTGGATTTTCCCTTGAACTAAACCTTGATTTCCTTATAAGTCTAGAATTCTTAACATGCTCAACTACCATCTAAACATTCCTCTCCATAATAGAAATCGTAAGCAACTACACGTTTCACAACGATTATCTAAATTACAATATTCCGGCACGAGATACAAAGGAATGAGGATCTTGATCACCCAGCAATAACTCCCATGAACAATGCTCTCTGGAATTACTAACAAATTATAAGACATTTCTTATTACTGATAACCTAAATTGCAATTCCATCCAATCTGGAGGGGGTACAAACACATACGCTATGACCGAGGTCGGCGAGAAGAATGAAACAGCCAAAGGGATGTTGTGTACCACAAGTTGTGGCTATTGTTATTAACTACCAGATTATCTCAATACTGTACTACAGTTCTAAGcctattgaaatgaaagaaaacagggaaatatTTAGTTTTAGGTAGTGTCTATATAAAACAAGGCTTTGGGACAGAAGCATTATGATCATCAGACGTGTATAaagaagggattttgacgaaagaaaaatctatttctgggcgaggaacctgtgtcgcccagtgaaatgcttcttaaagcaccatttcaaaggtataaatactgctaaatatacctgagaaaaaagttgcatgaaatgccaggaatatacccagctcgctcacccctaaagggtgtcggtattaaaactggggcgagtgataccattaccagaggtccctttccaattagacttcatAAAAAGCAGAAATCCTGTTATCTCTTCCTTCCAATTTCCTTCCAGCTATTCCTCAGTTAAAGTTCTTCATACTCAAAGACTCACATGCAATACTAGACAATATTGAAGTTAAGATTTCTTTGCGAATTATTGGAATCATAGATTTCTGTATTTATTCTATTAGCCAAAAAATTTACAATTTGCTCACAAgaactatttttttctaaaatgttgGAATTGAGTAAATCTGTATGAATGATATAATTTATAAGTATATTCATCCTCATCCtcctattgtaattttttttaacattgtgcATGTAACAATTGTAGGCTATCTTTTGCAACTTCATTTTTAGTCTTGTGAAATCAGGGAATTAGTTATTATTTACTgtatgaataattttattcatttatacctTCCCATCAGCCTCTACCTTCATacttaattgtatttttttctttgtcaGCATGTCCAATATGAAAACATTATGTTGCATCCATGGTTTGGTGTTTGTCATGCATGAGTGACATTATACGAATCAATATTGCAATTGGACAGTAGGCCTACTGTGGGGTATTTGATCTGAATTATTGATGGTATAATAACGAAGAAGGGATTGCCTTCGGAACTACTCTCTACAGAATTATGTTTAGCAGGATGTATTGTTAACAAATTTTTGGTTTCTCAAAGCATGAGGGAAGTAGAAGATTCTTGGCTGTTTTAAAATGTCTAATCTATAAGTTTTCAAGATTTTCACTtatgaaaatttcccattttctcccCACATCACTAACTTCTGCATTGCAGCCGGTCGAAATACAACCAGCGATGAATTAGAAGAGATGTTAGAGAAGGGGAATCCAGCAGTCTTCACACAGGGGGTAAAGACTTGAAAGTTTCTTTTTCAGTATAGTTTTATCATAGCCTGTCTTTGTAATAGATTAATTCTATagatttacagtactgtacatatacaacaACTTTGATATCAGAAAAAATTATCTCTGGTGATTTTACATGATTCTTGTGTGAAAATAGTATTATACTAATGAAAAGTTTCTTcttaagtgttttaattcatttttGCTCGTCATAACTAGAAAAGTGTAATTTACATTCATGTACAGATACTGTTAGTCCCGCACTTACTCAGATTAAATTGCACTTGTTCAGTTTCTATATTCAGTAAAGTTAGTCTGAAGTTTTTGGTATTAAAAATCAATTGCTGTCGTTTGCTGAATTTTGATAAATAGTTTCATGATAGACTTAAGATGCTCTGAGGAGTACTGTGCTATGATAACATAGCTTTGAAATTCTGAAGCTTAAATAGCTAAACTTTTAATACAATTGTTTCATGATAGACTTAAGATGCTTTGAAGTACTGTACCATGATAATCTAGCTTTCAAATTCTGTAGCTTAAATGGCTAAACATTAATACAATAGTTTCACGATAGACCTAAGATGCTTTGAAGTACTGTGCTATGATAACATAGCTTTGAAATTCTGAAGCTTAAATAGCTAAACTTTTGTATTAATAGTTTCATGATAGACTTAAGATGCTTTGAAGTACTGTACCATTATAACGTAGGTTTGAAATTCTGAAGCTTAAATGGCTAAACTTTAATACAATAGTTTCATGATAGACTGAAGATGCCATGAAGACTACTGTGCTATGATAACATAGCTTTGAAATTCTGAAGCTTAAATAACTAAACTTTTAATACAATAGTTTCATGGTAGACTTGAGATGCTTTGAAGTACTGTACCATTATAACGTAACTAAAATATCATTGCTTTGGTAGAAAGTCATGGTATCATTTTAGTAGTTTCATGATAGACGTTTAGATACTATGAAGTACTGTACCATGATAACATAGCTATGAAATTCTGTAACTAAAATACCATTGCTTTGATAGAATATCATGCTATCATTTTCTAAACGTTAATACAGTAGTTTCACGATAGACTTTAGATACTACGAAGTACTGTACCATGATTACGTAGCTTTGAAATTCTGTAGCTAAAATACTGTTGCTTAGGTCGAGTTAATAAGTTATCGCAGTCTGTAGCATTGTACTAATTTTTAATTATTTGGCAGATTATTATGGAAACGCAGCAAGCAAAACAAACTTTAGCAGATATAGAAGCCCGTCACAACGACATCATCAAGTTGGAAAACTCCATAAGGGAACTTCATGACATGTTCATGGATATGGCTATGTTAGTGGAAAGTCAGGTGAGAACactaattttctttcatttcttttattttgtttttcttaaaatcTCTGTATATTATTTTTATGGTTTGGGGTAAATacccattttattttgattgttttttcttttgttccttaaacaagtttttctttaatttgtatatattaattttagattttataccttaatttttcttgaatatattttgaGTTATTATTTTATCATACCGTAATTTATTACTcatttttgaaaattttgaaaattttgtttcatggttatttaattcaaattttatgattgttttagacttcatttttgttttgtttgctgTGACAATATTCTTTTAAGTGCTTCCACAGAACATCATCATAACATTGTAAGTATTCTCTTGTTACGGCCTAATATTTTACTTTTCACCGACATATCTAGTTACTGCAATATTTCTTAGCTCCTCACAGTGAATCTAATCATTTGATAATACTGTATGCTGTTTTTCTTAAGCTGCAAAGCCCATTCTGCAGCTCAATCTAAGATTCTGTTCCTCCTTCATGCtcaattctcttaactttctctTCTTTGCTAATTTGGAAATTAACATTCATCTTGTTCATTTCTCTCTTTTTCATCCTAGTGTTTAATTAAAAATAAGAGAAGTTTTGAAATAAAGCACATTCATgctaatttattattgtattaaagTAGTTTGTGATTACAGTAATATTTGctaaaaaatcatattttgattttgatctgtacaatataatatttataacatCACTTTGGGCTACCAGTGTGGTTCATACTAGAATTTTTGGTAAATTTATAAAACATAttgaataatatatagaaatttgtTTGTAGGTAGTCGATGTTAATGAATGGAATGCTGTTATTCTACAGGAACTTCATATATGCCAGTTTACAAAGAATGGAGGCTAATTTTACATGATACATTCTAGTTTTTTTAAACTGAGGCAGGTTTGATCATGTACTGTGGTTTCCCATGCTCCTTCAGATTGGCCCTGTGTTTACGACTATGTCTATATCATTACTCGATAGATTCGCTTATATACACTTGCTGAAATGTGTACACGGTTCAGTCAGGGAAATTTCATACAGTACATGGTTAGAGGAAGCTTAACATAAGAAACTGCATGAAACAGGTTTTAAAAGATACATAAGTACTTTTGCTATTCAAACccaaagcaaatttttttttaaggtttccaAACCATTCAGTTTTTCATAAGTAGGTAGTGTGCTCTTTAAAATTTTCCAGAGGATTTTGGGCAATTTATGCTGATTTTTCTAGGATGAATACTCTTGCCTTCTTTATAGCttttttatcattgtaattataaCAAGGTGGTTCAGTTAGTCATCATCCAAAGTAAATTACTTCCCAAATGATAATTTGAAGACCATGATGTAATAGTACAGTAATAAAGCTATTCAGTTGTCAGTTTAAGTTGGGATACGTTTTTATCGTATCCAAAGGAGATTTTGCTATGGCCATATCCCTATATCTACCTGAATCAGTCATGCAGTCGCAGTCAGTAATTTGGGTGGTGTGAGGGAATTGGCAGACTGATAAACATCTTCCCCCTAGTGAATCTGTGATCGGCCTCTTGCTGCTTTGTTTCACGCTCAGCTGAGTTTTCTATACCATCCCATGTGTGGTGTTTGTTTGGATGTTTGCTCAGGAAACTATGCCTTACGTGAAAGATTCAGTTTGTGGTGGACAGTCAAGGAAAACTACATTGCTATTTTCACTAGGAACTAACTGGCACTCCAGTTTTAAAGTTAATTTTCTAATAAAGTAGTTTGCTCTTGAACTGAATCTTTGATATGGCTTTATGTGTATAATTTGCAATGGCTTCACTAATGCCTGGCCTTAATACTGTATAGTACTGGAAATTAACCTTGACTGTAATTATATTATGAGAAAATTATGCTAAGACTAATGTTGCTTTTAAAGGAATATATGAACTCTAGTATGGTCAGCCATTAATGGAAAAATTCAGATGGTGTGCTATAGAATAACTTTCATTTTGCTTTTGAGTGTTTTCTTTCTTTCTAAGCATTAACGTGTAAACTCCATGTTCTTAGGAAACTGATACTGGTGCCCTACACCCTGTCACTTCCCCTCAGCAAAGCTGTTATCAGAGGACAACAAAGTTGTCCATTAATGTATATCTGTGACTCAGCATCTATCTTCTCCCCTCACTAACAAATATGTAAAACACAAAGAGAAGTTTTAAGTATTTTTCGTCTCGTAACGAGTCTTCAGTGAGAGGAAgagttaagaaagaaaaaaaaaactacaagtacAAAAACTGtagtctttttttattgaaaaaatattgcaAAGTTTTCAGAGAACATTCAGTAAATGAGATGTCTTGTGCAAAAGTTTTAATGTATCAAGGTATGGGAGTGTAAAGACTGATTAAGACTGGTCGTGAAAGtgatagataagtagataaatcAGAAGCCGAAAGAAACGAGGGACAAAAAACATATCAGTGGGCTAGTAAGGAACGTAGagacaaaaacaaaattttaataatagaattCTTTATTTCTACATTCACCTGATGTTCGTATTGCTTCTCTCCCGAAGCTATCTAAATGTCGATGTGTACCCTTAAATGAatgatttcccattttctttccttgtaGTGTGCCTCCCTCTCTAGTTAAGTAGAGTGAATCTGAAGGTTGGCAGCAACTATCTAGGTGTGGGTATGTCATAGTTCCTTTGTCTTTTTAGCCATGAAGTTGAAACCATTTCATTAGCCTCTAGGCATCACTCGGAGGGGTCATGTtataaacatcaggtgagtatagaaatgataaattttgttattaaaattctatttatttctatgaaactccccTGATATTGATATTCTTTTTGCTAACTGCCAGACTCTGATGGAGGTGGGTTAGTGAAGAAAAGAGATAGGAAAGTAACAACTCCAATTAAAACATTATCAAACATATAAGCTTATTTCTAGTAGGGCGTCGGTAGGATAGTTCAGGTCAAGTAGATAGGGTCTCTgttacggccctcccctttgatgaaggaattatctaaatggaagacagcctgtgaatagtggttttcacacgcccctgctttataaacgacgcccacagggtgttcgcgcgagggtagtaacctctgcattccatactttaatttctctggtagatttggaagtatttatatcagaaaagtgtaaggaaggactctttttaccgggcgtcacaggtatctccccaga encodes:
- the Syx1A gene encoding syntaxin-1A isoform X4 — its product is MIEKILNNVEEVKKKHSEILSAPQPDEKVKQELDDMMTDIKKTANRVRAKLKVIEQNIESEEHVSKASADLRIKKTQHSTLSRKFVEVMTEYNRTQTDYRERCKGRIQRQLEITGRNTTSDELEEMLEKGNPAVFTQGIIMETQQAKQTLADIEARHNDIIKLENSIRELHDMFMDMAMLVESQGELMNRIENHVQEAQDYVDTAKQDTKKAIRYQSKARRKKILIIICVVVLIIVLAIILIVFLS
- the Syx1A gene encoding syntaxin-1A isoform X2, which gives rise to MIEKILNNVEEVKKKHSEILSAPQPDEKVKQELDDMMTDIKKTANRVRAKLKVIEQNIESEEHVSKASADLRIKKTQHSTLSRKFVEVMTEYNRTQTDYRERCKGRIQRQLEITGRNTTSDELEEMLEKGNPAVFTQGIIMETQQAKQTLADIEARHNDIIKLENSIRELHDMFMDMAMLVESQGEMIDRIEYHVDQSVEYVGKAMEDTKKALKYQSKARKKKIMIMVCVAILIVVLTSTIAGYFGF
- the Syx1A gene encoding syntaxin-1A isoform X3, producing the protein MIEKILNNVEEVKKKHSEILSAPQPDEKVKQELDDMMTDIKKTANRVRAKLKVIEQNIESEEHVSKASADLRIKKTQHSTLSRKFVEVMTEYNRTQTDYRERCKGRIQRQLEITGRNTTSDELEEMLEKGNPAVFTQGIIMETQQAKQTLADIEARHNDIIKLENSIRELHDMFMDMAMLVESQGELMNRIENHVQEAQDYVDTAKQDTKKAIRYQSKARRKKLLCIFIAVCCLLILTVILAVHFTSASESNPKEDSSPTSE
- the Syx1A gene encoding syntaxin-1A isoform X1 produces the protein MIEKILNNVEEVKKKHSEILSAPQPDEKVKQELDDMMTDIKKTANRVRAKLKVIEQNIESEEHVSKASADLRIKKTQHSTLSRKFVEVMTEYNRTQTDYRERCKGRIQRQLEITGRNTTSDELEEMLEKGNPAVFTQGIIMETQQAKQTLADIEARHNDIIKLENSIRELHDMFMDMAMLVESQGELMNRIENHVQEAQDYVDTAKQDTKKAIRYQSKARRKKIMIMVCVAILIVVLTSTIAGYFGF